CGCAGGCAGGCCCACAGACACAATGGAAAGGCAGAGACGTCGGTGCATCTGCCGGTTTTCTCTgcttgtctgtctgtctcggTAGTGGGGAAAAGATGCGTCAGCgtagaagaggggggggcgtggaGGCGGGCAAGACCCCGGAGAAGagtcctccctccctccactaATTCACGACCCTGCAAAGGACAGCGGAGCAGTCCtggcgtgcacacacacacacacacacgcacacgtcagGAGGTGGATAAAAGGGGGAGATGGATAAACAGTCGCGACGGTCGCAGCACTgtgcgaagaggaagagggggttCTCCAGAGCACTGATGCGTAGAGAAGATAAAgtagagaagggggggcggcggcgtgcacacgcacacaagcaacgGGCAGGTGAGAACTAGGTACACCATGCATGCCATCGAGGGGGGCGAACGCAAACCTCCTGTCCACGCAAGCCCCTCTTTCGCTGTCTGTGCTAGTTCTGCTGAACgatgcgctcctgctgccacGGATTGCGGCAGAGGGGGCACGTCCCCTGCAGCCACTGCTCGAGGCAGTGCTGGTGAAAGATGTGACCGCACACTCCGACGACGACGGGGCATTCGTCCATAGAAGAGGTGCACTTCACACAGGGCTGTCCAAGGGCGCTCTTGCAGATGGGACAGTCCCCTGTCATGAGCAGCATCTCACGAGGCACACTTCGGGCAGTGACGTACACGTACTTCGTCTCAATCGGTATGATGAAGTCCGCGTCTGCCGCCGAGGCGCCGGTCGATGTAGACGAGCTCGTCATAGCTCCTCGAGAACTCGATGAATTAGCagagtctctctctctgcgcgcgtgcgtgagtgCGCCTATGTGATTAAGGGGGTGCGTGTATACGatgtgagagagaagatgcacCGAAGGAATCCTTGGCGGCGCTTGGGGctcatatatatatatatatatatatatatatatatatatatatagtaCGTACGTGTCGTTAGTTAAGTTACGTACGGACGAACGACGTAACGTACGTACCGGTAGGGTAGGAAAGGAAAGGTAACGTAAAGGTAAGTAGGTAGGAGGTACGNNNNNNNNNNNNNNNNNNNNNNNNNNNNNNNNNNNNNNNNNNNNNNNNNNNNNNNNNNNNNNNNNNNNNNNNNNNNNNNNNNNNNNNNNNNNNNNNNNNNNNNNNNNNNNNNNNNNNNNNNNNNNNNNNNNNNNNNNNNNNNNNNNNNNNNNNNNNNNNNNNNNNNNNNNNNNNNNNNNNNNNNNNNNNNNNNNNNNNNNNNNNNNNNNNNNNNNNNNNNNNNNNNNNNNNNNNNNNNNNNNNGTTAAGGGGTAGGGTCGGTAGTAGTACGTAGTagtagagagaagaagagtgacGACGAACGGAACGTACGTTCGGTCGGCGGTCGTCGGTCgtctatatatatatatatatatatatatatatatatatatatataggcGTGCGTGTTAATTTAGCGGCAACGACATAGCCCGTGGGTGAGGAAAAGGCTAAAGAAGTGAGAGGTGTGAAACAGCACCCATGGAGTAGGGACGATGGTggtgaggagaagggggagaggggctcACCGCCGCACCGATAGAAGCagcggaaagggaagaagacagTCATGTAAAGTTATTGCTCACGCGACACACATGCCTCGCCTTCGCCTGCATGCGTACTGCGTGGACGCGGGCATGGGAACGGGGGGCGATGCCGCAAACGCTGAAACAGAGAGTGCGGCGCAAGGCAAGAATGCAGCAAGGGACAGCAGCTTGAAAAGGCTCTGGTCGATAACGGAAGCGCGTCTGCAGCCGCGATTATGGCGATGGCGTGTGCGcatcactgtgtgtgtgttgtgtgtgtctgaGTGTGAGGTGTGAGTAGAAGGCGGGCGGAAAGACGTACGGATGGCCCCGCTGATGGCCAGTAACAAGGAAGGGTGGTGGAGACAGAGGAAAGGTAAGTGCGCTGGCGAGCATTCCAGTGGATGAGTGAGCACAGAAGCCCCATAACGCACCCGCCGatcacccccctctctttcctctgtcCCCATCGCTACACACCCTCACCTCTATTCGTTGTCGTTCGTGTTTGGCGCCCATTTCTCCGCAGCTGTGCATCACCTGCGGCTCCTACTCGTTCGAGCTGATCTTGTGCAGCTGCCACTGTCGCCCACACACCGGACACATGGAGCGCATTTGAATCCACCGCGAGATGCAGTGGTAGTGATATACGTGACCACACGCTCCCCAAGCCACGCAGCACCTGTCCGAAAGGTCAGCCGGTATTGCTAGAGTCGAGTGTTTGGCGATGGTggtcggcgacggcggtgtctGTGCTGCGGACGCCCTACCGATACTCCGCCCTGCGCTGGATTCTGGAACTGTAGAGGCAGGGTACGACAAGGTGGTtgcggccgctgccgaggtAGATGATGGTGGCGCTTTGGCGAGGCAGTTGATGCAGTGATCAGCCAGGTTGTTTTTACATatggcgcacgcgcgtgtctgcACATCCCAAGACCACACCGCGACGGTATCCCACTGTTGTGCTGTTATTCTGCACGGGATGCGCGACGTCACGACAGTGccggcatcgccgccgctgctgattgGCTTCGCGACTGGCGGATTTGATGGTTCCGGTGTTGTCGATGATGCCGTCATGGCCGGGGTGGAGGCGCTCATTTGGCGCGCGTCGTATTTTGCCGCGGTGACCGCCGTCTGTTCGTCCTCGTACGGTGGCTGCGCTTTCTGCCCAAAAAAAATACacaaaaaaatgaaaagcTGAAGAGTTCGTGAATGTTTTCGCGTAAAGGGAGGAcgaagagcagaagagggcctgccgccgcctcggctCCCTCCTTACTGGCACAAGGCAGTGACGCTGGCTGTGATGATGGCGCGTGCGAGGGCTACAGCGGTGACTGTGCACGCATGGGTGGGTACGTGTGTACACCACGAGACCAAACTCCTTATAATGCTATCAGACCAGGCAGCATGAGAAGCAAAATAAAACGCCGGGAGACGGGGGGTTCGCcgtggcagaggagagagggagagaagaagtgtGAAGAGAAACACGCAAGCACGTGGAAGCACGTGgaaggtgagggaggggcacTGTCACACTGATGAGAgcgtgagaaagagaagtgcatcctccttcccccccccccaccccttgACACCTCAACGCCACCACTGTGAGAGGGATGCGAAATCGCCGCCAGCAAAAATGGAgtaaagcgagagagagagagagagaaggaaggaaggaaagcggGAAGCGctcagagaggaggggggagggggaaacgGCGAGGGAGGCATCAGCTACGATGCATCTGGGCCAGATGCGCCTCAGCCGTTCGTCCGTGCTCCGACATGGACGCCGAGtcccttctttccttcgttcttcagagggggtggggggagtAGAGAAAATGAGGCGTCAGCCACAGAACGAGCGTAGACGAGCGAAGAGGCCTGTGGTGCATCCATGTGAGAGACAGGCCATGAAggacggagaaggaaaaagtgaggcgtgtgtgtgcgcgtgtatacGTCACCGTGTGCCCTAGAAGAGACGCCCCTGCAGCATCTCTGTTAACTGATCTCGCGTGCGTGTCAGTTGCGCGTTCTGCAGCTTCATCTGCTCTAGTGACAGGAagctgccgcggtgctgctgccgcgtttcggtcagctgctgctccagctgctgcacacgccgGTCCGCCTCCACAATCCGGCGCTTGTGCGCCTCTAAGCCTTCCTCGAGCCGTCCCAACTGTACTTCCAGGATGTTGCGCTCGCGCTCCTTCTTCGCGAGCGCAGCCTCACGCTCGCGGAGGCCATCCTGCAATTTTGAGTTTTGCATCCGCAGCTCCTCATATCGACGCTGCACCTCCCCTACCTCCACGTAGGCGCGCTCCTTCGCTGACTGAACCTCCTGCAGTACTTGAGCTACGTTGGACTCCAGctcgctcgccctctcttGGGCCTGTCGAACAGCACTTTGCTTCTCCCGCTGGAGAGCACTGAGGCGCTCGTTCGCCTCTGCAAGCTGTTGCTGAGCAGACGCTAGCTTGCGTGCATGACTGTCCGCGCTGAGGCGATACTGCTGGCCGTCCTGTTGGGCTTGGCGCAGCTCGTCACGCGCCTTGCGCAACGAGGCCTCCTGTGTCGCTTTGGTCTCCTCGAGCTCTTCACACCGTGAACGCACCTCAGCGAGGCTGCGCTGTGCACTttgcagctggcgctgtacatcctgcagctgctgatcACAATCTCTTTGAAGGCgggcggtgcgctgctcgTACTGTCGCACCGCATCATTGCGCTGTAACTGCAGCGTTGACACCTCCCCGTAGAGCCGCTTCAACTCCAATTCCTGTGCCTgccgcgcctgcgcctccagAAGCTCTGTCGTGCTCTGGAAGCGCAGCGATGTAGGCGGTGAGgacgcgccagcgccgcggcaggcCCCAGATGGGTTCGTCGGGTCCCACCGGGCCAACTGAGCACGCAGCTTGAGCATCTCCATCTCCTGAGTACGGTTCACGCTGCGTAAGTTCTCGACGATCGTGTGATGGCGCTCCTCTACAACACGGAGGTGCGCGGCATGGTTGTCGCTCGCCTGGCGTAGTGCCTGCATCATCTTAGCACGGAGTCGCTCCAGCTCTTGCGCCTTGGCGGCATTCTCCTGAGTCATGACCTCCAGCTGAGTCTTTTGCACCACCGAGTCCGTCTGCTCCTCGGCCGcatgctgctcctgcacccTCACCTTCCGCTCCGCAGCCTCACGggccgcctctgccttcgAGGTGGCCCGCTTagccgcctccagcgccgtcTCCAAAGAGGCTGCGCGCTCCGCCGTGCGAAGCGCATCTTGTTTGGCGGTATTTTCCGCCTCAAGGGCGCGCGTCATctcgaggcggaggcgcacaAGCTCCCCCTGCATCTCGCGCACAGCCTCGAGAtagcgctgcacctctgccgccgccttgtcCTGTACATTCTTTGCGAGCTCCTCGGCCATGCGGACAGCATTCGATACGTCGAGCTGATCCCTGTGAAACGCATCCAGCTGTGTCTGCAGGCCCACCGTCTCTCTGCGCagtcgctccacctcctccgtcttTTCGCGTATCACGGCGTCGTAGCACTGGAGAAGTGGTATGGCGATGTCGGGGTCCTGCATACGCTGGCgcatctcctgcacctcgttgcggggcagctgcagaaggtcCTGAAGTTGGCGTTGGAGGCGCATGTTCCACTCGTCGCTTACGCGCAGGCGCTCATGCAGTTGTTGCATCTCACCTTGAAGCGCCCGTAAGGTGGCTGAATTCACGGTTGCAacgggcggcgcggcagagggagaggaggtcgCGCCCGCCAGTGCGGTGCCATCACCGGCGGCATCACGCGGTGGTGGATCAGATGACGTGCCCAGCATCGCAAGTCCCGTCTTTCCCCACCCCGGCTGTGCCCTTTATGGCTCTTCAAGTTGACTCCAGTAGAGCAACGACGCTCTTCTGCAAAAGGCCCCTGTGTAgactaaaaaaaaaaaacgcgagCGATGAATGCCTCAGAGATTaacctctgcgtgtgcgtgtgcgtgtgtgtgtagggggggggtgagtcCAGGTGATGTGTCGTCTCTGTGCACGTCTTTCGGTGGGACACGTGGGTGCCCGTGCCTGGCGTTTGCAAGTATGTCTATGCTGCGGTGTATGTACGGCAGTGTGTATGtatgggtgtatgtgtgtatgtgtgtgggtgtgcggcGCCTTCACCATAAaaggccccccccccgcggGATGAGTTGAAGCACACCGATACATCGAGAAGCGCGAGAAGAAAAAGCCACGTTcgatggggagaggggggcaaaTGAAGAATAAGACAGTGAGGGCGCGAGTGACAAGGGCAACTGGGCGTCAGGGGTACCCGACGGCTCGGTTCGCCTCGACAGAGGTGTACAAGCACagcgaaggagggagaaaagagacaaTCGGACGCAGGGGCGGCAGTAAATCACCGGTTGATCCCGCAGCAGGCATCGTTGGGCCACGGAAAGCCTTGCGAATGCGGCACAAGCCGCACATTACATCCccggtacacacacacacacacacacacacacacacactcagagacgcgcacacaacacTGCGCGCTCAACTCTGGGCCCCCGCTCCCACGCATGGCAGAGCACACCAGGTGGCTCGAAAGTGTTGTTGCCGTTGGTGCCTCGATATATAAGCTGCCGTTTGCCCTGTCGGTTGGttctgtctttctcttcttctgtccACGCGTAGTTAGTGTAGCAGGATGGCtcgcatgcagcagcagttaAATATGGTGAACCCTCAGCTCGACAGGCTCCACCGTATGtaaaaggcaaagaaaagtgGGAATGAGGGAATAACGAGCTCAACACATCACACGAGCACTCGACACGGTGTGTTTAACATCGCCATCCTGCTGcatacgtgcgtgtgtgtgtgtgtgtgtgggtgtgtgcgtgtgtgatgtGTCTCTCACTGGAAGGCCTGATGGAGAGCTTGACGGGAAGGATAACGACTCTGTgttagaggaggagggggggacacCTCACGCGGTAGGCGGACTCGCACCATCAGCATAcgtcacccccccccctctgggTGTGTTGttgcctgcagctccgctaGCCTTCCCCCTGCTTGTGTCAGGCAGAAGGGGTAAATGAAGTAGCAGCTACACGGAAAGGTGCACATGCTCTTCCGCACACCCACAGGACACTTGCTCCGTCGTCATTACAGCGGCAAAGCTGcaggtggcagcagcatgcTGACTAGAATCGCACGCACCACTTGCGGGACTGGTGCTCGTGCAAGCCGCAGACACGGTCAAAAATGAGATCGGCAATGTCGGTCTGCAGCGCATTGCACAGGCTCACGACCTCGCCGTGCATCACCATCGTGAACGGTGGCGGGACAATTCCCGCGTCGGCCGCTGTGGAGTTCGCGCCATCTGCATCGCCTCGGACGCCGAATCCGCTACACGTGCGAGTGTTCACGCGACCACACGCTGGCGCCACATCCAGCTCCCCGTGGCAAGTCGCTCTGTGCTTCTCAAagggaggggcggcggcagaggtggacaGCGGTGCCTTCCACACATCTGCAAAggcggtactgctgctgctgctgctggcagtGGTGTCATCCACCCGGTATGTCTGCTTGCACGAGAGGGGGTAGCGCTTTGTCTGCACCACGCGCCCACCAAGTCGAAAAATCGTCTCTGCCGTGAGAAAGATGATTCGAGGTGTGCCCGTCAAGGGGAAGTGGTAGCGAGCGCAGTACTCCCACATAAgccaggtggtggtggaggcatAGCGGAAACCGCGagagctgaagcagcgcgcCAGCGGGTCCCTCATCGGATTCAACCGCGCAAACCTCTCAGGGTCGTCCAGCTGGGCGACGTTATAGTATCGCGTCGCGCCACGTGAAGTATCAGTAGAGGCCTCTCCATCAAGCGCCGAGACGTTGGCCGCGTCGGCGCGTGCGTCACCCGAGAGCCCTGCGCCGGCACTTGcggctgctcttctctcctgcaAAGGCGCAAACGCTGAGAGTGGCACTAGGGTGTAGAACTCCACCTCATCGGACCTAACCGACGCCCCAATCGCATGGACCTCATGCTCGGAGAGCCAACATGGGCTCTGCGTTTGCAAGCGAATGAAATGTGGTGAGTCCGAAATGGCGCAAGTGCGCTGGTAAGAAAGAGAATCACCGGCGAGGTTGAGCGGCTGCATGTTGCCCCCATAGCCCctcgacagcgacgaggtCTCATGGCCTCTCAACTGACGCAGACGCGCAATGACCTCGACAAAAGTGGCGGCGCGGAACTCCGTGGCCAAGGTTGTCTGCTCCAGGTTGAAGAGTCGCACTGCCACGGACACGGTGGTGGGTACCAggaccccctcctcctccttcaccaccacggTCGCGCCGACCCTCTCGAAGGCGGTCTGCGACGACCAGAAGGGCGAGAGAAACCGTCGTGACTCCGCTGCGCTCCGCAGGGCGTTGGCTATGTCGCCCCAGTACCGTGACCCATACAGGTTCACTGGCTCTCCTGCACTGTATGGCATAACACCAGACCGTGCAGGTCGCtgtccaccaccgctgttctgcagctgcgctaTGGTCTCTTCTGACAGTGGCGCCTCCTTCAcagcggtgatggcggcagtcccctccctccccaccatCTCCACCTCATCCGCAAAGGCCTCGGcgttctccagcagctcctcctccccgttGGACTCGCAATCTCCTTCCACCGCATCGCCGCAACCCGGCTCAGCCCTTTCTGCGGGGAGATGAGACCCAGCCATACCACGCCTCACCTCATCTGAATCACGGACGCGCTCCGGAGTTGCCGGCGCCCCTGCATCGGTCAACTGGTCTTCGCCGTCAGCAtcagccgcaacagcggaCGACGACAACCGTGGGTGCCCGAGCAACGACCTCAGGGCGGCGGTAGCCTGGTTCGCCACAGTGTCCGCATGCACGACAGACACTTGGTACATCGGCTCGTCCCCCTCGACGAGGGCGTCGTGTGCGTCGCTGCGTTGAGTGCCCGCATCCCAGTCGCCGTCGACAGCGCCACGAGGCCCACAACCAGCATTGCCGGCAGCCCAGTCGTTCCCGGCACCGCTTTTTCCATGAAGCAACGCGGCATTCCGTGGCACCATCTCAGTCAACGTCTTTGCGTACAGGCGCAGCGTGCGAGACGGatgcagagcagcgcctgACATGAGCGCCTGTGCAGGtccgtcgccaccacagAGGCGTTGCGCAACACGACGTGAGAGAAACATGGAAAGCAGCGAGAGAACGCGGAAAAATGAGACAGGGGcaaagcgagaggaaaaaggaggagagggtagtctgtgtgcctgtctgtctgtctctctctctctctgtgggtgtgtcagCGCGAAGCCTGAGAAGAGCGTGCGGAGTCGgaaggcggcagaggcagaaaGGGTGAGTGAAACGAAGAGAAGTAAAACATGTGAATGTATGGGGGAAAAATGAGGGCGATTGGAGGGGGTCGGAgcgcagggaggggggagcacgAGGCACAGGctggtgaagagagaggcgtggataaaacgagaggagagaagcgccGTCGGCACTGCGCCAAGTGAACACTGCCAGCGCGCCGCTCGCAGAGGATGGGCAAAGCCCGCGTAGTATTTGCTTTGTGGTTTCGCGTTTGTGGCTGTGTTGTTGAGCACGAAAgtgcgcttcttcagcgaCACGCAAGGAAAAGGATGGGaaggcgtgtctgtgtgggggtgggtgggtgtatgcgCGCACATACTCGCTGAGAAGATCAGCAGGGACGGTAACTCTGCCAAGGTATGCGAGTGCGAAGGAGTGAGCGTGCagctgaaagagagagaaatgtgGGACTGTCTTGCACGCGTGTGATTCAGAtggccacccccccccactcctccaTCACGCAGAGGCGAGCAGCGTGCGGCAGAACGAtaaggaaggaaaggaggcgagagaaagcCGCAGCCACAAGAGATGCCCCCTATGGGAGCTGAGTTCGTATAGCCCTTcaggggaaagaaggggagagagtggTGGCTGAGACACTCCCCCGTCCACGACTTTGCCTTCCCACTGACGCTAGATCACGCCTCTCGCACCGGCAGGCGGAACACAATCAGTTCTCCTCCCATCCAAGCCTCATCTATGCGTGTCTATGATAGGCGCTAAGGGGCGAACGTCCTCTGCCTGGgtcactctctccttctccttcccccccccgccacttacgacagacacgcaccggcaggcaggcaggcagatGACGAAGAGAAGACGCTCGCatctgcacgcacacaccaaaCATCATCGCCTTGTGCCCCATCcctgtgtggtgtgtgtggccaGGAGactggggggaggggaggggggggggggcaaggaCGGAGGAGACCGTAGccctccatcaccgccaaagagagagaaagagagaggaagaaagaggaagaaagcggCAGCAAGACAGCGTCtggggaaaaagagaataGAAGAGGGAACGGTACGACGGCAGCCAGAAGTTCCCTCACCCGTGCGTCCAGCCCACCCCTGGCTGAAGCAGAGCACAAAAAGCGGTGGgtaaagaagagaggaatggGGGGCAGGAagaacacacgcgcacaggaggcggagggacATCGGGCAAACACGAGCCGCGctgccacccacccacttCCTCAGAAGgatccccaccaccaccaccaccctcctccctttcatTTGAGTCTCCATGGCCGCTGTGCCCCGCTTCGCTGCCCCGCTCTGAGTCTCTGCGAGGTcgaccaaaaaaaaataagaaCGCCTACGTGTGACCGCGTCACCTGCGCAACAAGCCGCATgcctgctcccccccttggccgctgctgcctttgccGTGGACCGACGCAGCGCCCGCGGTCATGGGCGCCGCATCCACATCTGAAACGGACAGTGATCGCTGCCCATCACTGTCGGCATCGGGAAGCAGTCCACGACGTACAATGCGAGTCGCGAGGAGACAATGAAGTAGTCCAGGCGCCACCCCAAGTTTCTCAGACGGCCGTTGATGCGCTGTGACCAGAAGGAGTACACCGGGCCGGCCTGGGGGTAGAGCTGGCGGAACACGTCAACTGAGCTTGTCCGCCGCATTGTCTCGCGAAACGACATCCGCTCCTCGGGTGCAAAGCCACTGCTCTCCTGCATCGACTTGAATGTGCCGGCGTAGTAGCGGTCGTAGTCACGCTCCGCCACGTTGAGGTCGCCGGCCCAGATAAAGCCGTAcgggctgccgccgctgcccgccgccaccgacggGACGGCAGCATTGGGGGTAGCCCAGACGTCCAGCTGGTGAAGGTACTCCCGCATGTTTGGATCAAAGGACTGAATGCGGTAGGGCAGTCGTGCCAACCCCATGCCACTGTTTGCCACGTACGTGTTGACGAGGGCAATCCGCAACGAGGGCGATGAGGAGGTCGAATCAGAAGAGAGGAATGTAGTCAGCACACGGCCCTCCTCATCGCCAGCACCCTCTACCAGCACCGGTGAGCCGGTGGCTGCATCTTCCTGTGGTGTGGACGGCAGTATGAAGCCACGAGTGCACCGCGCGTGAAGCTGTTGCACAATGGTGCTGTTTTTCATGTAGGTGCGAGTTCCCGAGTAGCCCCGCTTGAAGGCGCACGGGTGATCGACAAAAGTGTAGCCGTCCACCACGCCGAGGACCGCATTAGCGTCCGCCTCGTCAGTGTTCAGCTTTGTCTCCTGCAAGCACAGAACATCCGGCTTCTCGGCCTCAATGAACTCTCTCAGCACCGAGGCATTCTTCTTCAGCAATCCGCGCAGGCCCGCTACGTTCCACGTAATGAACTTGTACATGTGCGCTGGGTCGAAGTCGCTGTCGGCCGTCTTGCGTGCGAACGGCACCACGTTAGACCAGATCTCCGCCTCAGACTTCTTTGTGTtgagggcagcgagggcctcAGCAGTGCGGATGAGCTTACCGACATCACCGTTCGTGATCTTCGGTGTGCTGCTTGTGCGACGTGCGGGGCTGCCagccgccttcttcttggcTCCACCTGCAGCCAGAACAGTGGCAGGCGTGGCGACCGTCGTGGTGGGCCCTACCGCAACCTCTGCCTTGACTCGCTGGCCGCTACCCGCCTTCTTCAAGGGCGACAGCTctgacggcgacgacgaggccgatGAGGACGTAGAATCACTGCTAGACTGCCGGTGTCGCTTCGCAGCCATGGTGGAGAGATGATCGCAAGGGTGCGGAAGGGTAAGAGCACGAAACGTCTAGGAATGCGCTAGGGCTATGTAACAGCTTTATGTGCCTGTGCAatgcgtgtgtatgtaggtgggtgggcgcgcgcgcactGCAAGTGTAAAGCACGCAGCCCTTGGCTACTATGAATGAGCTGAAAGAActaaagagagggagaggggaagacaAAGCAGAGAACGGACCAGCAGGCGCATGGGCAGCGTAGACGTGTTgggaggcaaagagagaggcgtaaTCGAGAGGACTAAGGAGATTAAAAAGATGCCTGGGCGTACACGCGGCATCGAGGCACGCCATCCTTGGCGGATGGTTATAAGGAGGGAAcggtgagagggaggtgctgcggggggggggggccgtCGGTGGGTGGACTCTACGCCCCatcacacacgtgcacgcacacgcacgcacatggaGCGCAAACGCGAGAGACACAAGAAAGCATGTCTGCGGGCCCTAAGCGCCGACAGAGGCGCATCATCCCGTAGACGTTGCTTCTCCCCATCCGCCTCCGTCGCCCTTCCCCCTATACGCTTTGTTATTCTCTCCTCACATTGCCGCCGTGACTGACAtcgctctccctttcgcctCTCCGGCCCGGAGAAAGGCGGGTCGGCGAACTCGAACGAGGGAAGagcggaggaaagggaaggtgCGAGGGGAAGCAGAGGTAAATGAGGTAGAGAGAAGACAGGGCCGAATCGCACCAGTGCTCGTCACCCCTTCTAGAGCTCACcagacacacatacatacaccaAAACAGAGactgtgccgccgcctccttctccctaCACCTTCCCCCGTCCGCTCCGTCGCGTCGGAGAGCCAAGTGATGAGTAGGGGTGGAGAGACGACCAACACCCGCCATCCTTATTCCTCTCCTTAAGCTGCGTGGTCTCCTCACTCAGGGGAAAACGCGCCACCCTTCCCTCGCGTATGCCTCCATTCGCTGTGCACAGCACGACCCTTACTGGCAGCGTCGTACACGCGGCGTACGGCACCTCTGCTTAGTGtcgccgcttcttcttctgaaCTACGACCGTTGCCCCAATAGGCCCGGCAGACTTCGCTTGCTTGGTGGCCTCCGGATCGCGACgaagcagcactgctgcgcgagacGCGCCTCCTGGTGGCCGGTACGCCTGCGACTTCGGCTTCTCCTCCCCGGCAGTACGCGGTGAGGCTGCACGAGCCGGGTACTTGCCAGGTGCGTGCATCGCCACCCAGTGTGCCCCGTACAGCACCGGATACTTCTGGGTCAGCACGTGGGCCCCATTCAGCTTCGTCACGATGATTTTGTTATCCATACGCAGTCTTGTGAAGACGGTGGCGCACAGAAAGTTGTAGCTGTCTGGCGCCCAGTGCTGCAAGCTGCACTTCTCGTTGAATTCACCT
This genomic interval from Leishmania panamensis strain MHOM/PA/94/PSC-1 chromosome 16 sequence contains the following:
- a CDS encoding hypothetical protein (TriTrypDB/GeneDB-style sysID: LpmP.16.0620), whose product is MTSSSTSTGASAADADFIIPIETKYVYVTARSVPREMLLMTGDCPICKSALGQPCVKCTSSMDECPVVVGVCGHIFHQHCLEQWLQGTCPLCRNPWQQERIVQQN
- a CDS encoding hypothetical protein (TriTrypDB/GeneDB-style sysID: LpmP.16.0630), producing the protein MRLQRQLQDLLQLPRNEVQEMRQRMQDPDIAIPLLQCYDAVIREKTEEVERLRRETVGLQTQLDAFHRDQLDVSNAVRMAEELAKNVQDKAAAEVQRYLEAVREMQGELVRLRLEMTRALEAENTAKQDALRTAERAASLETALEAAKRATSKAEAAREAAERKVRVQEQHAAEEQTDSVVQKTQLEVMTQENAAKAQELERLRAKMMQALRQASDNHAAHLRVVEERHHTIVENLRSVNRTQEMEMLKLRAQLARWDPTNPSGACRGAGASSPPTSLRFQSTTELLEAQARQAQELELKRLYGEVSTLQLQRNDAVRQYEQRTARLQRDCDQQLQDVQRQLQSAQRSLAEVRSRCEELEETKATQEASLRKARDELRQAQQDGQQYRLSADSHARKLASAQQQLAEANERLSALQREKQSAVRQAQERASELESNVAQVLQEVQSAKERAYVEVGEVQRRYEELRMQNSKLQDGLREREAALAKKERERNILEVQLGRLEEGLEAHKRRIVEADRRVQQLEQQLTETRQQHRGSFLSLEQMKLQNAQLTRTRDQLTEMLQGRLF
- a CDS encoding hypothetical protein (TriTrypDB/GeneDB-style sysID: LpmP.16.0640): MSGAALHPSRTLRLYAKTLTEMVPRNAALLHGKSGAGNDWAAGNAGCGPRGAVDGDWDAGTQRSDAHDALVEGDEPMYQVSVVHADTVANQATAALRSLLGHPRLSSSAVAADADGEDQLTDAGAPATPERVRDSDEVRRGMAGSHLPAERAEPGCGDAVEGDCESNGEEELLENAEAFADEVEMVGREGTAAITAVKEAPLSEETIAQLQNSGGGQRPARSGVMPYSAGEPVNLYGSRYWGDIANALRSAAESRRFLSPFWSSQTAFERVGATVVVKEEEGVLVPTTVSVAVRLFNLEQTTLATEFRAATFVEVIARLRQLRGHETSSLSRGYGGNMQPLNLAGDSLSYQRTCAISDSPHFIRLQTQSPCWLSEHEVHAIGASVRSDEVEFYTLVPLSAFAPLQERRAAASAGAGLSGDARADAANVSALDGEASTDTSRGATRYYNVAQLDDPERFARLNPMRDPLARCFSSRGFRYASTTTWLMWEYCARYHFPLTGTPRIIFLTAETIFRLGGRVVQTKRYPLSCKQTYRVDDTTASSSSSSTAFADVWKAPLSTSAAAPPFEKHRATCHGELDVAPACGRVNTRTCSGFGVRGDADGANSTAADAGIVPPPFTMVMHGEVVSLCNALQTDIADLIFDRVCGLHEHQSRKWCVRF
- a CDS encoding apurinic/apyrimidinic endonuclease-redox protein (TriTrypDB/GeneDB-style sysID: LpmP.16.0650); this encodes MAAKRHRQSSSDSTSSSASSSPSELSPLKKAGSGQRVKAEVAVGPTTTVATPATVLAAGGAKKKAAGSPARRTSSTPKITNGDVGKLIRTAEALAALNTKKSEAEIWSNVVPFARKTADSDFDPAHMYKFITWNVAGLRGLLKKNASVLREFIEAEKPDVLCLQETKLNTDEADANAVLGVVDGYTFVDHPCAFKRGYSGTRTYMKNSTIVQQLHARCTRGFILPSTPQEDAATGSPVLVEGAGDEEGRVLTTFLSSDSTSSSPSLRIALVNTYVANSGMGLARLPYRIQSFDPNMREYLHQLDVWATPNAAVPSVAAGSGGSPYGFIWAGDLNVAERDYDRYYAGTFKSMQESSGFAPEERMSFRETMRRTSSVDVFRQLYPQAGPVYSFWSQRINGRLRNLGWRLDYFIVSSRLALYVVDCFPMPTVMGSDHCPFQMWMRRP